One region of Salvia miltiorrhiza cultivar Shanhuang (shh) chromosome 3, IMPLAD_Smil_shh, whole genome shotgun sequence genomic DNA includes:
- the LOC131016381 gene encoding uncharacterized protein LOC131016381, producing the protein MPLLEDSNDLGQTALDTQDYKSAVDWYSEATYIDPTNPKWLSLRSMCYARVGKGMLALHDAEQSIKLKPQSCPCPKPHYSVGDHGISWQLFKRYHLASIAFVLDPKEKENREAFRVALFEYFSWLYLTSCPAELMTFFQHFM; encoded by the exons ATGCCGTTACTTGAAGATAGTAACGATTTAGGCCAGACTGCATTGGATACTCAGGATTACAAATCTGCAGTCGACTGGTACAGTGAG GCTACTTATATCGATCCAACCAACCCAAAGTGGCTATCACTCCGAAGCATGTGCTATGCGCGTGTGGGTAAAGGCATGCTAGCTTTGCACGATGCTGAGCAATCCATTAAACTGAAACCGCAATCGTGCCCCTGCCCCAAACCTCACTACTCTGTCGGAGATCATGGTATATCATGGCAACTGTTCAAG AGGTACCACTTGGCATCCATTGCCTTCGTCTTGGATCCCAAGGAAAAGGAAAACAGAGAAGCATTTAG GGTTGCTTTGTTTGAATACTTTTCTTGGCTGTATCTGACGAGCTGCCCAGCGGAGCTGATGACGTTTTTCcagcactttatgtag
- the LOC131018946 gene encoding uncharacterized protein LOC131018946 has protein sequence MSLSISFCFLYDEREVKVPTNLSGLVDRCSDSKAAAEGDPKQLREIRKKFEAVRDLKQICDVYSDFATGRRALHYAAEMGNLVICEILVDKFRAFVDIPSYSGDTPLLEAAKGEHVKVVEYLINHNALHQVPNKKGFTALHYAVLKGNKQLMEILLANGAPTEIDSVDGTPLQIAASLGNLKAVKLLLRNGATPSSDTSSIMGSPLISAIKARSFECVKCLLKAKANPEKCLYGLTPLSHAAKERDTRYLLSLLDAGAKPDNFHGRGYSN, from the exons ATGTCATTGTCAATATCCTTCTGCTTCTTGTATGATGAGCGAGAGGTGAAGGTTCCTACAAATCTCTCTGGTCTTGTCGACAG GTGCTCTGATTCGAAGGCTGCAGCTGAGGGAGACCCTAAACAACTCAGGG AGATCAGAAAGAAGTTTGAGGCAGTCAGAGACTTAAAGCAAATCTGCGATGTATACAGTGACTTCGCTACGGGCCGGAGAGCCTTGCACTACGCGGCTGAAATGGGAAATTTGGTGATTTGCGAAATCTTGGTTGACAAGTTCAGAGCCTTTGTTGATATCCCGTCTTACagcg GGGATACTCCTCTGCTAGAAGCTGCCAAAGGGGAACATGTTAAAGTTGTGGAATATCTGATCAACCATAATGCTCTACATCAGGTGCCGAATAAAAAGGGATTCACAGCGTTGCATTATGCAGTTCTAAAAG GGAACAAGCAGCTTATGGAGATCTTGCTGGCAAACGGTGCTCCTACGGAGATAGATTCTGTGGATGGAACACCTTTACAAATTGCAGCATCTCTTGGAAATCTCAAGGCTGTGAAGTTGCTGCTGAGAAATGGGGCGACG CCTAGTTCAGATACTTCATCAATTATGGGGTCCCCTCTTATAAGCGCAATCAAGGCTCGCTCATTTGAATGTGTCAAGTGTCTACTTAAG GCTAAGGCTAACCCAGAGAAGTGTTTATATGGGTTAACTCCTTTGTCACATGCAGCAAAAGAACGCGACACAAGATATCTGCTGAGTTTGCTTGATGCTGGAGCAAAGCCTGATAATTTTCATGGTCGCGGTTACAGCAATTGA
- the LOC131016382 gene encoding uncharacterized protein LOC131016382 gives MASPSEFANPSLNDEDSPPEIANLSLNDKDSLTEIGAQILKAGANGDLEKLKEIKQSFGGNLKTFKLICDIYSDVSTGWRVLHLAASMGNLEVCEFLVEHIGTFVDVPSFSGETPMILAAKGQHVQVVEYLIRKTALIQVSDHKGFTALHYAALGDNMALMELLLKNDAPLEIDSVDGTPLQIAASRGNVEAVKLLLEHGAEPNSITSVVASSPLIGAIKSRSLECMECLLEAKADPERFTYGLTPLAYAAKEADTKFLKCLLDAGASADIRSTGNNKPIEDAALADNLEAVEILFPVTKPIDEYKKWTVDGIMKYNRSAISKKKREEHRIRYVEILENLGETAMSKDDYVAAAEWYSEATFMDPSNPKWLSIRSMCYSRTGNGVQALRDAREAMKLNPHVCPCPRPHYKVKNDGADVWQLFKRYHLATIHFILAPREEKNRDAFRVALFEYFSLLYMSSCSAEMMIFFQHFM, from the exons ATGGCATCTCCTTCTGAATTTG CTAATCCAAGCTTGAATGACGAGGATTCTCCTCCTGAAATTG CTAATCTAAGCTTGAATGACAAGGATTCTCTTACTGAAATTG GCGCTCAGATTTTGAAGGCTGGGGCTAATGGAGACCTTGAAAAACTTAAGG AGATCAAACAGAGTTTTGGAGGTAATCTCAAAACCTTCAAGCTTATCTGTGATATATACAGTGACGTCTCTACGGGATGGAGAGTCTTGCATCTCGCGGCTTCAATGGGAAATTTGGAGGTTTGCGAATTCTTGGTTGAGCACATCGGAACCTTTGTTGATGTCCCGAGTTTCagcg GGGAGACTCCTATGATACTAGCTGCGAAAGGGCAACATGTCCAAGTTGTGGAGTATCTCATCCGCAAAACTGCTCTAATTCAGGTGTCGGATCATAAAGGATTCACTGCATTGCATTATGCAGCTCTAGGAG ATAACATGGCGCTTATGGAACTGTTGCTGAAAAATGATGCTCCTCTGGAGATAGATTCTGTGGATGGAACACCTTTACAAATTGCTGCATCTCGTGGAAATGTTGAGGCTGTGAAGTTGCTGTTGGAACATGGCGCAGAG CCAAATTCAATAACTTCAGTAGTTGCTAGCTCCCCTCTTATAGGCGCAATCAAGTCACGCTCGCTTGAATGCATGGAGTGCCTGCTTGAG GCTAAGGCTGACCCAGAAAGGTTTACATATGGGTTAACTCCTTTGGCATATGCAGCAAAAGAAGCCGACACAAAATTTCTCAAGTGTTTGCTTGATGCTGGAGCAAGTGCTGATATACGTAGCACA GGTAACAATAAACCTATTGAGGATGCAGCTTTGGCAGATAATCTTGAAGCTGTTGAAATTCTGTTTCCAGTGACTAAACCAATTGATGAGTATAAGAAATGGACTGTCGATGGCATAATGAAGTACAATCGTTCTGCAATATCTAAGAAAAAG AGGGAGGAGCATAGGATCCGTTACGTGGAGATACTAGAAAATTTAGGCGAGACTGCAATGAGCAAGGATGATTACGTGGCTGCAGCGGAATGGTATAGCGAG GCTACCTTTATGGATCCAAGCAACCCGAAATGGCTATCGATCCGGAGCATGTGTTATTCGCGTACGGGGAATGGTGTGCAAGCTCTACGCGATGCTAGGGAAGCCATGAAACTGAATCCACACGTATGCCCCTGCCCCAGACCTCACTATAAAGTAAAAAATGATGGGGCTGATGTATGGCAACTATTCAAG AGGTACCACTTGGCAACCATTCACTTCATCTTGGCTCCCCGGGAAGAGAAAAACAGGGATGCATTTAG GGTTGCTTTGTTTGAATACTTCTCGTTGCTGTATATGTCGAGCTGCTCTGCGGAGATGATGATCTTTTTCCAGCACTTTATGTAG